In Ascochyta rabiei chromosome 2, complete sequence, one genomic interval encodes:
- a CDS encoding serine/threonine protein kinase, AGC: protein MTEKRAFSGNPLSTNKPATAKDGQVSQRIKNFFRINSSIDTRKHSDEANGTPTPKPDKSGSRHSRFLPHISRNRSTTVTSEGNPLDDAVSPTAHANPYFQHQGPPAIRHHNAGSVPSTPPDTPGVPTTKVDAASGANDQATAAGKEELARKLRRVASAPNAQGLFSSGKSAERPQTAELAKQPVLLHPNSSTLSMVETHQPDTDHLSPMDTSKGIPTPGQIRQSVAFRRTYSSNSIKVRNVEVGPGSFDKIKLIGKGDVGKVYLVREKKSSRLYAMKVLSKKEMIKRNKIKRALAEQEILATSNHPFIVTLYHSFQSEDHLYLCMEYCSGGEFFRALQTRPNKCVDEDAARFYAAEVTAALEYLHLMGFIYRDLKPENILLHQSGHIMLSDFDLSKQSEPGGRPTMILSGRNGTSSSNLPTIDTKSCINNFRTNSFVGTEEYIAPEVIKGCGHTSAVDWWTLGILIYEMLYGTTPFKGKNRNATFANILRDEVPFPEGSGAPPVSNLCKSLIRKLLIKDETRRLGSRAGASDIKTAPFFRTTSWALLRHSKPPIIPHQGHGIETPNFRNVKESQSVDIGVSKVKGVPLDSGLATPMGEIADPFEEFNSVTLHHDGDDHHGSTDQVHLAQQNSGSR, encoded by the exons ATGACGGAGAAGCGCGCCTTCTCCGGCAACCCGCTGTCCACCAACAAGCCCGCCACCGCAAAGGACGGCCAGGTCTCGCAGCGCATCAAGAACTTCTTCCGCATCAACAGCAGCATCGACACCCGCAAGCACTCGGACGAGGCCAATGGCACCCCCACCCCCAAGCCAGACAAGTCGGGCTCGCGCCATTCCCGCTTCCTGCCGCACATTTCGCGCAACCGCTCCACCACCGTCACGAGCGAGGGCAACCCGCTCGACGACGCCGTCTCCCCCACCGCCCACGCCAACCCCTACTTCCAGCACCAGGGCCCCCCCGCCATCCGCCACCACAATGCAGGTAGCGTACCGTCCACTCCACCAGACACGCCTGGCGTACCAACCACCAAAGTAGATGCCGCCAGCGGAGCAAACGACCAGGCCACCGCCGCCGGAAAAGAGGAGCTGGCCAGGAAGCTGCGAAGGGTAGCCTCCGCTCCCAATGCGCAGGGCCTCTTCTCGTCGGGCAAGTCCGCTGAACGCCCGCAGACCGCCGAGCTCGCCAAGCAGCCCGTCCTGCTCCACCCCAACTCTTCCACCCTCAGCATGGTAGAGACGCACCAGCCCGATACCGACCATCTCTCGCCCATGGACACGTCCAAGGGCATACCCACCCCCGGTCAGATTCGCCAGTCGGTCGCCTTCCGGAGAACATACAGCTCCAACTCGATCAAAGTCCGCAACGTAGAAGTCGGTCCCGGCAGCTTCGACAAGATCAAGCTGATCGGCAAGGGCGACGTCGGCAAGGTGTACCTGGTGCGGGAGAAGAAGTCGAGCAGGCTATATGCCATGAAAG TGCTGAGCAAGAAGGAGATGATCAAGCGCAACAAGATCAAGCGTGCCCTGGCCGAGCAGGAAATACTGGCTACCAGCAACCACCCCTTTATTGTTACCCTATACCACTCCTTCCAGTCAGAAGACCACCTCTATCTCTGCATGGAATACTGCAGCGGCGGCGAATTCTTCCGAGCCCTCCAGACCCGACCGAACAAGTGCGTGGACGAGGACGCGGCGCGTTTCTACGCAGCTGAAGTCACGGCTGCACTCGAGTACCTGCATCTGATGGGCTTCATCTATCGCGACCTGAAGCCAGAGA ACATTCTCCTGCACCAGTCCGGCCACATCATGTTATCCGATTTCGACCTGTCGAAGCAGTCTGAGCCCGGCGGCCGCCCAACCATGATTCTTAGCGGCCGCAACGGCACTTCGTCGAGCAACCTACCAACGATAGATACGAAGTCGTGTATTAACAACTTCCGTACAAACTCGTTTGTGGGCACCGAGGAGTACATTGCTCCTGAAGTGATCAAGGGCTGTGGACACACGAGTGCCGTCGATTGGTGGACACTCGGCATTCTGATCTACGAGATGCTCTACGGCACAACGCCTTTCAAGGGCAAGAACCGGAACGCGACTTTCGCCAACATCCTGAGGGACGAGGTGCCGTTCCCCGAAGGCTCGGGTGCACCACCCGTGTCCAA CCTCTGCAAGTCACTCATTCGCAAGCTCCTGATCAAGGACGAGACGCGACGACTGGGGTCTCGTGCTGGTGCCTCTGACATCAAGACTGCACCCTTCTTCCGCACCACATCATGGGCACTGTTGCGCCACTCGAAACCTCCCATTATTCCTCACCAGGGCCACGGAATCGAGACACCCAACTTCAGGAACGTCAAGGAGAGCCAAAGCGTGGACATTGGCGTGTCCAAGGTCAAGGGTGTGCCGCTGGACTCTGGCCTCGCCACACCCATGGGCGAGATTGCGGATCCCTTTGAGGAATTCAACAGCGTTACGCTGCACCACGACGGCGATGACCACCATGGGTCGACGGACCAAGTCCACCTCGCACAGCAGAACTCGGGCTCGCGGTAG
- a CDS encoding serine/threonine protein kinase, AGC, variant 2 → MTEKRAFSGNPLSTNKPATAKDGQVSQRIKNFFRINSSIDTRKHSDEANGTPTPKPDKSGSRHSRFLPHISRNRSTTVTSEGNPLDDAVSPTAHANPYFQHQGPPAIRHHNAVDAASGANDQATAAGKEELARKLRRVASAPNAQGLFSSGKSAERPQTAELAKQPVLLHPNSSTLSMVETHQPDTDHLSPMDTSKGIPTPGQIRQSVAFRRTYSSNSIKVRNVEVGPGSFDKIKLIGKGDVGKVYLVREKKSSRLYAMKVLSKKEMIKRNKIKRALAEQEILATSNHPFIVTLYHSFQSEDHLYLCMEYCSGGEFFRALQTRPNKCVDEDAARFYAAEVTAALEYLHLMGFIYRDLKPENILLHQSGHIMLSDFDLSKQSEPGGRPTMILSGRNGTSSSNLPTIDTKSCINNFRTNSFVGTEEYIAPEVIKGCGHTSAVDWWTLGILIYEMLYGTTPFKGKNRNATFANILRDEVPFPEGSGAPPVSNLCKSLIRKLLIKDETRRLGSRAGASDIKTAPFFRTTSWALLRHSKPPIIPHQGHGIETPNFRNVKESQSVDIGVSKVKGVPLDSGLATPMGEIADPFEEFNSVTLHHDGDDHHGSTDQVHLAQQNSGSR, encoded by the exons ATGACGGAGAAGCGCGCCTTCTCCGGCAACCCGCTGTCCACCAACAAGCCCGCCACCGCAAAGGACGGCCAGGTCTCGCAGCGCATCAAGAACTTCTTCCGCATCAACAGCAGCATCGACACCCGCAAGCACTCGGACGAGGCCAATGGCACCCCCACCCCCAAGCCAGACAAGTCGGGCTCGCGCCATTCCCGCTTCCTGCCGCACATTTCGCGCAACCGCTCCACCACCGTCACGAGCGAGGGCAACCCGCTCGACGACGCCGTCTCCCCCACCGCCCACGCCAACCCCTACTTCCAGCACCAGGGCCCCCCCGCCATCCGCCACCACAATGCAG TAGATGCCGCCAGCGGAGCAAACGACCAGGCCACCGCCGCCGGAAAAGAGGAGCTGGCCAGGAAGCTGCGAAGGGTAGCCTCCGCTCCCAATGCGCAGGGCCTCTTCTCGTCGGGCAAGTCCGCTGAACGCCCGCAGACCGCCGAGCTCGCCAAGCAGCCCGTCCTGCTCCACCCCAACTCTTCCACCCTCAGCATGGTAGAGACGCACCAGCCCGATACCGACCATCTCTCGCCCATGGACACGTCCAAGGGCATACCCACCCCCGGTCAGATTCGCCAGTCGGTCGCCTTCCGGAGAACATACAGCTCCAACTCGATCAAAGTCCGCAACGTAGAAGTCGGTCCCGGCAGCTTCGACAAGATCAAGCTGATCGGCAAGGGCGACGTCGGCAAGGTGTACCTGGTGCGGGAGAAGAAGTCGAGCAGGCTATATGCCATGAAAG TGCTGAGCAAGAAGGAGATGATCAAGCGCAACAAGATCAAGCGTGCCCTGGCCGAGCAGGAAATACTGGCTACCAGCAACCACCCCTTTATTGTTACCCTATACCACTCCTTCCAGTCAGAAGACCACCTCTATCTCTGCATGGAATACTGCAGCGGCGGCGAATTCTTCCGAGCCCTCCAGACCCGACCGAACAAGTGCGTGGACGAGGACGCGGCGCGTTTCTACGCAGCTGAAGTCACGGCTGCACTCGAGTACCTGCATCTGATGGGCTTCATCTATCGCGACCTGAAGCCAGAGA ACATTCTCCTGCACCAGTCCGGCCACATCATGTTATCCGATTTCGACCTGTCGAAGCAGTCTGAGCCCGGCGGCCGCCCAACCATGATTCTTAGCGGCCGCAACGGCACTTCGTCGAGCAACCTACCAACGATAGATACGAAGTCGTGTATTAACAACTTCCGTACAAACTCGTTTGTGGGCACCGAGGAGTACATTGCTCCTGAAGTGATCAAGGGCTGTGGACACACGAGTGCCGTCGATTGGTGGACACTCGGCATTCTGATCTACGAGATGCTCTACGGCACAACGCCTTTCAAGGGCAAGAACCGGAACGCGACTTTCGCCAACATCCTGAGGGACGAGGTGCCGTTCCCCGAAGGCTCGGGTGCACCACCCGTGTCCAA CCTCTGCAAGTCACTCATTCGCAAGCTCCTGATCAAGGACGAGACGCGACGACTGGGGTCTCGTGCTGGTGCCTCTGACATCAAGACTGCACCCTTCTTCCGCACCACATCATGGGCACTGTTGCGCCACTCGAAACCTCCCATTATTCCTCACCAGGGCCACGGAATCGAGACACCCAACTTCAGGAACGTCAAGGAGAGCCAAAGCGTGGACATTGGCGTGTCCAAGGTCAAGGGTGTGCCGCTGGACTCTGGCCTCGCCACACCCATGGGCGAGATTGCGGATCCCTTTGAGGAATTCAACAGCGTTACGCTGCACCACGACGGCGATGACCACCATGGGTCGACGGACCAAGTCCACCTCGCACAGCAGAACTCGGGCTCGCGGTAG